From a single Negativicutes bacterium genomic region:
- a CDS encoding sulfatase-like hydrolase/transferase, with the protein MDILLKKGFTWKNVYEVFQTDLKLFIFIIMLLFVFRLSFIVTMGDYLGESTILKDVMLSLYYGFKISLKSAGILAGTSFLICLLASIFVPKFYVKIRMGLASCYVLILTILFYVRIPYYQQFHAGFNQLIFNTFNDDVSALTSSLLQEYNLPLRFGIAFVTAFILIKVVKWWLNTKIVYLPTFSKHYANIGVRIVFLLAIYNLAIFIRFGGSMSYAYNVDWENSGVTKDQLLNEAILDDVQALYRAYELNNRLLSSVGMGLESSQVVNYAKSLTAKNFDSNNLDDYLKQEAQGAKIPKPQHIFLIIGENYANWPLLPQYQHLNIANGLKGIIAKDNATYVNTFLPNGMSTVSAVMGVLTGFADANLYLTQMPEAYKQPYQTAIAHQIGKLGYRANFWYAGPSSWENVREFSLAQGFKAFYSSGDFDKDGGNVWGCDDKDLYQAVLKGTKNEDASFNVILTVSNHSPYTVDLVAAGFNPDLVEGPAEVKNDPELMKKLGHFWYADKMLAEFIETAEQKYPDSLFIIVGDHADRVNIDKTPSVYERYGIPLVLYGKGVNKEILAQQVAGSHINIMPTLIELIAPKGFEYYTIGRSLTKPNKYGINYGFWIDKDYVGKTDSAFMAEKINNSAQPYDKAEIENEVNAVRALSWWRSKYGSNLAVKLSEQSE; encoded by the coding sequence ATGGACATTTTACTTAAAAAAGGTTTTACTTGGAAAAACGTTTACGAAGTTTTTCAAACTGATTTGAAATTATTTATTTTTATAATAATGTTATTATTTGTTTTCCGATTGAGTTTTATTGTGACAATGGGTGATTATTTAGGTGAAAGTACTATCCTGAAGGATGTTATGTTATCACTATATTATGGTTTTAAAATAAGCCTTAAATCAGCAGGGATTTTAGCCGGAACATCTTTTTTAATTTGTTTATTAGCCAGTATTTTTGTGCCAAAATTCTATGTCAAAATTAGAATGGGTCTGGCTAGTTGTTATGTATTGATTTTGACGATTTTATTTTATGTTAGAATTCCTTATTATCAGCAATTTCATGCGGGTTTTAATCAGTTGATTTTTAATACTTTTAATGATGATGTCAGTGCCTTGACCTCTTCGTTATTGCAAGAATATAATTTGCCGCTACGCTTTGGAATTGCTTTTGTTACAGCTTTTATTTTAATAAAAGTAGTCAAGTGGTGGCTGAATACAAAAATTGTTTATTTGCCAACCTTCTCTAAACATTACGCTAATATTGGAGTGCGGATTGTCTTTTTGTTAGCGATTTACAATCTTGCAATCTTTATAAGATTTGGGGGCAGTATGAGTTATGCGTATAATGTTGACTGGGAAAATTCAGGGGTAACGAAAGATCAATTATTGAATGAAGCAATTTTAGATGATGTCCAAGCTTTATATCGAGCTTATGAACTCAATAATCGATTGTTGAGCTCGGTTGGAATGGGGCTGGAATCCAGTCAAGTTGTAAATTATGCTAAAAGCTTAACGGCGAAGAATTTTGATAGCAATAATTTAGATGATTATTTAAAACAAGAAGCCCAAGGTGCTAAAATACCAAAGCCTCAGCATATTTTTTTAATTATTGGAGAAAATTATGCTAATTGGCCGTTGTTGCCACAATATCAGCACCTTAATATTGCTAATGGCTTAAAAGGTATTATTGCTAAAGATAATGCAACCTATGTAAATACCTTTTTACCGAATGGTATGAGTACGGTTTCGGCAGTGATGGGTGTTTTAACAGGTTTTGCCGATGCCAATTTATATTTAACGCAAATGCCGGAAGCTTATAAACAGCCTTATCAAACTGCGATTGCACACCAGATTGGGAAATTAGGTTATCGAGCAAACTTTTGGTATGCCGGACCTAGTAGCTGGGAAAATGTTCGTGAATTTTCCTTAGCCCAAGGATTTAAAGCTTTTTATAGTAGTGGTGATTTTGATAAAGATGGTGGTAATGTTTGGGGCTGTGATGATAAGGATTTATATCAGGCAGTTTTAAAGGGAACAAAAAATGAAGACGCCAGTTTCAATGTAATATTAACGGTCTCTAATCATTCGCCTTACACTGTGGATTTAGTGGCGGCAGGCTTTAATCCGGACCTTGTAGAGGGACCGGCTGAAGTTAAAAATGATCCAGAGTTAATGAAAAAATTAGGACATTTTTGGTATGCTGATAAAATGTTGGCAGAATTTATTGAGACGGCTGAGCAAAAATATCCTGACAGTTTATTTATTATAGTTGGTGATCATGCCGATCGCGTTAATATTGATAAGACACCGAGTGTGTATGAACGTTATGGTATTCCGCTTGTTCTTTATGGCAAGGGTGTTAATAAAGAGATTTTAGCGCAGCAGGTAGCAGGTAGTCATATTAATATTATGCCAACATTAATTGAGCTTATTGCGCCAAAGGGTTTTGAATATTATACAATTGGTAGGAGTCTGACGAAACCTAATAAATATGGCATTAATTATGGTTTTTGGATTGATAAAGATTATGTAGGGAAAACCGATAGTGCTTTTATGGCGGAAAAAATAAATAATAGTGCTCAACCATATGATAAAGCTGAAATTGAAAATGAAGTCAATGCAGTAAGAGCATTATCTTGGTGGCGGAGCAAGTATGGAAGCAATTTGGCGGTAAAACTTTCAGAACAATCAGAGTGA
- a CDS encoding O-acetylhomoserine aminocarboxypropyltransferase/cysteine synthase, giving the protein MEKQHFATMAVHAGQVPDPTTGSRAVPIYQTTAYNFNDTEHGANLFSLKESGNIYTRLMNPTTDVFEKRMAALDGGIGALAFASGHAAIVGTLLNFLQTGDEIVSSAALYGGTYNLFAHTLAHLGIKVNFVDASDPENFRAAINDKTKAVYAETIGNPKINLLDVQAVADIAHENKIPFIIDNTFLTPYLFCPIEYGADIVIHSATKFIGGHGTSMGGVVVDGGKFDWNSDKFPLLSKPDPSYHDLNYAEALGASAFITRLRVQVLRDYGACISPFNSFQLLQGLETLHLRMARHSENALAVAEFLAQHDAVAWVNYPNLHNSPDYALNKLYLKNGAGAMLTFGIKGDVASGARFIDSLKLLSHLANVGDAKSLVIHPASTTHSQLSSAQRVAAGVPDDMIRLSIGIEDARDIIADLSQALQNI; this is encoded by the coding sequence ATGGAAAAACAACATTTTGCAACGATGGCAGTACATGCCGGACAGGTTCCTGACCCTACTACTGGCTCAAGAGCGGTTCCGATTTATCAAACGACCGCATATAATTTTAATGATACGGAACATGGCGCTAATTTATTCTCGCTCAAAGAAAGTGGTAATATTTATACTAGATTAATGAATCCAACAACTGATGTCTTTGAAAAAAGAATGGCGGCACTAGATGGTGGAATTGGAGCCTTGGCCTTTGCCTCAGGGCATGCAGCAATAGTGGGAACATTGCTTAATTTTTTGCAAACCGGTGATGAGATTGTAAGCTCTGCGGCACTTTATGGTGGAACTTATAACTTGTTTGCCCATACCTTAGCGCATTTGGGGATTAAGGTTAACTTTGTCGATGCTAGTGATCCAGAAAACTTTAGAGCAGCAATCAATGATAAGACTAAGGCGGTATATGCTGAAACAATTGGCAATCCGAAAATTAATTTACTGGATGTGCAAGCTGTTGCGGACATTGCACATGAAAATAAGATCCCGTTTATTATTGATAATACCTTTTTAACACCATATTTATTTTGTCCGATTGAATATGGTGCTGATATTGTGATTCACTCGGCCACTAAATTTATTGGCGGTCATGGAACTTCAATGGGTGGCGTGGTAGTTGATGGTGGAAAGTTTGATTGGAATAGTGATAAATTTCCACTTTTAAGTAAACCTGATCCGAGCTATCATGATTTAAATTATGCCGAAGCTTTAGGAGCAAGTGCCTTTATTACTAGGTTAAGAGTGCAGGTGTTGCGAGATTATGGGGCTTGTATCAGTCCGTTTAATAGTTTCCAGTTATTACAAGGGTTAGAAACTTTGCATTTAAGAATGGCCAGACACAGTGAAAATGCGTTGGCGGTGGCTGAGTTTTTAGCACAGCATGATGCGGTAGCTTGGGTTAATTATCCGAACCTTCACAATAGCCCTGATTATGCCTTGAATAAGTTATATTTAAAAAATGGTGCCGGTGCAATGTTAACTTTTGGGATTAAGGGTGATGTGGCTAGTGGCGCTAGATTTATTGATTCGCTTAAATTGTTATCACATTTAGCCAATGTTGGTGATGCTAAGTCCTTGGTAATTCATCCGGCCAGCACAACTCATTCACAACTTAGTAGTGCTCAAAGAGTAGCAGCGGGTGTGCCAGATGATATGATTAGATTGTCAATTGGCATTGAAGATGCTAGAGATATCATTGCTGATTTAAGCCAAGCCTTGCAAAATATTTAA
- a CDS encoding ABC transporter ATP-binding protein/permease: MATFKKAFFQGLWKLAKDYWQSEEKWKAYGLLIVVALLNFFGVYILILINEWYNSFYNALQEYNQVAFWDLVAKFLLLALIYIFSAVYALYLRQMLEINWRNWMTKQYLSRWLQVQTYYKMQVVSDNTDNPDQRISEDIKLFTNLTLQLLMGFLKQLAILVAFIVVLWRLSGEFNVVIAGQNVTIYGYMVWLSLIYAVIGTWLTAKIGKPLIQLNYNQQRYEADFRFDMVRLRENSESIAFYGGEEIENNIFKAKFAHIFNNFRALMRYQKRLTWFTNGYGQLAVIFPLLLGAPRYFSGKIQLGGLMQISSAFGRVQDALSFFVDSYATLAEWVAVVKRITDFSDNMEQTLQLQSKISFENNKNDNLLIDKMEVQLPQGNVLIKDLNLNIKQGDKLLITGASGCGKSTFLRTLAGLWPFGTGLVQLREGDKKIFLPQKPYLPLGSLQSALAYPQAELDLTVKEFEEVLIKCSLSHLSAKLTESDDWSRILSLGEQQRIAFARTLLYKPQWIFLDEATSALDEQTEETMYELLAKELPDSAVISIGHRNTLRKYHQYNLQIDNTGQWILEKI, from the coding sequence ATGGCGACATTTAAAAAGGCCTTTTTTCAAGGGTTATGGAAGTTGGCAAAAGATTATTGGCAAAGTGAAGAAAAATGGAAAGCCTATGGTTTGTTGATAGTAGTAGCCTTGTTGAATTTTTTTGGAGTCTATATCTTAATTTTAATTAATGAATGGTACAACAGTTTTTATAATGCTTTGCAGGAGTATAATCAAGTTGCTTTTTGGGACTTGGTGGCAAAATTTTTACTGTTAGCGTTAATTTATATTTTTTCAGCGGTATATGCCTTATATTTGCGACAAATGTTAGAGATAAATTGGCGAAACTGGATGACAAAACAATATTTAAGCAGATGGTTACAAGTGCAAACATATTATAAAATGCAGGTGGTCAGTGATAATACCGATAATCCTGATCAAAGAATTAGTGAAGATATTAAGCTTTTTACAAATTTGACCTTGCAATTGCTGATGGGTTTTTTAAAACAATTGGCGATTTTAGTGGCGTTTATTGTTGTCCTTTGGCGCTTATCAGGAGAGTTTAATGTTGTTATTGCCGGTCAAAATGTAACTATCTATGGCTATATGGTGTGGTTGTCGTTGATTTATGCTGTTATCGGAACCTGGTTGACGGCTAAAATTGGTAAACCATTGATTCAATTAAATTATAATCAACAACGTTATGAAGCTGATTTTCGTTTTGATATGGTTAGATTGCGCGAAAATAGTGAAAGCATTGCTTTTTATGGTGGTGAAGAGATTGAAAATAATATTTTCAAGGCAAAGTTTGCTCATATTTTCAATAACTTTCGCGCCTTGATGCGCTATCAAAAAAGATTAACTTGGTTTACTAACGGTTATGGTCAACTGGCAGTTATTTTTCCGTTGTTGTTGGGCGCACCACGATATTTTAGCGGTAAAATTCAATTAGGTGGTTTAATGCAGATATCTAGTGCCTTTGGTAGAGTTCAAGATGCGTTATCCTTTTTTGTAGACAGTTATGCCACGTTAGCGGAATGGGTGGCTGTAGTAAAACGGATTACTGATTTTAGCGACAATATGGAGCAAACGTTACAATTACAAAGTAAAATATCTTTTGAAAATAATAAGAATGATAATTTGTTAATCGATAAAATGGAAGTTCAATTACCACAAGGAAATGTTTTAATAAAAGATTTAAATCTTAATATTAAGCAAGGTGACAAACTGTTGATAACCGGTGCTTCGGGTTGTGGTAAAAGTACCTTTTTAAGAACTTTAGCTGGATTATGGCCATTTGGGACGGGGTTAGTACAACTGCGTGAGGGTGATAAAAAAATATTTTTACCACAAAAGCCTTACTTGCCATTGGGCTCACTGCAAAGTGCCTTAGCTTATCCGCAAGCAGAATTAGACCTTACGGTAAAAGAATTTGAAGAAGTGTTAATAAAGTGTAGCTTAAGTCATCTAAGTGCAAAATTAACAGAAAGTGATGACTGGAGCAGAATTTTATCATTAGGAGAGCAACAACGAATTGCTTTTGCTAGAACATTGCTATATAAACCGCAATGGATTTTCTTGGATGAGGCCACTTCAGCCTTGGATGAGCAGACAGAAGAAACTATGTATGAATTATTAGCAAAAGAGTTGCCGGATAGTGCGGTTATCAGTATTGGACATCGCAATACTTTGAGAAAATATCATCAATATAATTTGCAAATAGACAACACTGGTCAATGGATACTAGAAAAAATATAG